In the Desulfuromonas sp. genome, one interval contains:
- a CDS encoding sensor domain-containing diguanylate cyclase, with protein MDRLTLIERFKENEDLAEKFHDVEVSILSILNFNDLFEVLLTRIREKFGIPLVWFSLVRETGFAQLLQAHAGRELLRENLSLVEGDEFARITAGSPASLLLNKDLDRYASLFPRPGSESIRSMAVTPVSVDGEVIGSLNVADFSPDRYRPGLDTIFLERLALKVSLCLSNVAAHENLRTLAERDPLTNLLNRRSMEKALNRELNRVERFGRTLSVAFVDVDDFKKVNDAHGHEVGDRLLQHLARTMVHLTRDYDMVTRYAGDEFVLILPETSPENAERLLSRIGEALEDSPLHAGDRVVPVTISYGIASRGGKEGAGKEDLARLLREADERLYLHKKGKKEGRDRKE; from the coding sequence ATGGACAGACTTACGCTCATCGAGCGGTTCAAGGAAAACGAGGATCTGGCGGAGAAATTCCACGATGTGGAGGTCAGCATCCTCTCCATCCTCAACTTCAACGACCTCTTCGAGGTCCTCCTGACCCGGATCCGGGAGAAATTCGGCATCCCCCTCGTCTGGTTCTCCCTGGTGCGGGAGACCGGCTTCGCCCAACTCCTCCAGGCCCACGCAGGCCGGGAACTCCTCCGGGAGAACCTCAGCCTCGTCGAAGGGGACGAGTTCGCCCGGATCACCGCCGGCTCACCCGCCTCCCTCCTTCTCAACAAGGACCTGGATCGTTACGCCTCACTTTTCCCCCGTCCCGGCAGCGAATCGATCCGCTCCATGGCAGTGACCCCCGTTTCCGTCGACGGCGAGGTCATCGGCAGCCTCAACGTGGCCGACTTTTCCCCGGATAGGTACCGCCCCGGGCTGGACACGATCTTTCTCGAACGCCTGGCCCTCAAGGTCTCCCTCTGTCTCTCCAACGTGGCGGCCCACGAAAACCTCCGCACCCTTGCCGAGCGCGATCCGCTGACCAACCTGCTCAACCGCCGGTCCATGGAAAAGGCCCTGAACCGGGAATTGAACCGGGTGGAACGCTTCGGCCGAACCCTCTCGGTGGCCTTTGTCGACGTAGACGACTTCAAAAAGGTCAACGACGCCCACGGCCACGAGGTCGGGGATCGCCTCCTGCAGCATTTGGCCCGGACCATGGTCCACCTGACCCGGGACTATGACATGGTGACCCGCTATGCCGGGGACGAATTCGTTCTGATCCTGCCGGAGACCTCGCCGGAGAACGCCGAACGACTCCTCTCCCGGATCGGCGAAGCCCTGGAGGACAGCCCACTGCATGCCGGCGACAGGGTTGTCCCTGTCACAATCAGCTACGGCATCGCCTCGAGGGGCGGTAAAGAGGGCGCGGGAAAGGAGGACCTTGCCCGTCTCCTTCGGGAAGCGGACGAGCGGCTCTATCTGCACAAGAAGGGGAAAAAGGAGGGGCGGGATAGAAAAGAATGA